TTGCAGGAGGATGCACGAATCCCGGTAAAGTCTCTGACAAAAAAAGTGTTTCTTTCTGCCCCTGCAATTTCTGCAAGAATTGAAAAATTGGAAAAGCAAGGGATCATAAAAGGATATCGAGCGGTTGTTGATCCCATTAAACTAGGCTATCATATCAAAGCCTATATTAATCTGGAAATGAGTCCTTCTCAGAAGCCGGAATTTTATCCTTTTATTAGTGCATGTCCAAATGTGCTGGAATGTGATTGTGTAACTGGGGATTACTCTATGCTGATTAAAGTAGCATATCCGAGCACCTCAGAGCTGGATACTTTTATTGGTCAGCTGCAAAAATTCGGTTCCACTTCTACACAGATCGTTTTTTCTACACCGGTGGAGTCTCGTGGCGTTCATCTCACATTAGAAAATGCTGATAAAAGTCATTCGTAAGTTTTTTCGGCGATAATCTGCATGTTAAGGCAGACAAAATCTTCGCCTTTACATACTGTCACATTCGTGTGACGGGAGCGGTTTATCTTATTTGGTTGGGGGAATAAGATAGGTGCGGGTGGCAGAAATGTCACAAAAAAGCGTCCATTCTGATTTAGAATGGACGCTTTTTTATATGCTTTTTATTTTAAGAAAATCGGGGAGAGCTTAATTCTGGGCAAATTCGGTCATATCGTTCAATGTCGCCAATGGAATGAGGATACTCTTTGGAGTGATCATAGGCGGGACCAATATTAGAGCCTTGCAGTAAATCTTTTTCTTCTGTTGCATAGCAGCCTGCATTGTCTGGTTTTAAAATAATCATTTTATTTTCCTCCTGCCGTTTGATCCATTTCATTTTAGAATGTCTTTATCTTATCAGATTCCAAATAAAAACGGAATAGCAGAGCGAAAATTCAAAAACTTTCAAATATTTTGTATCAGATGGCTTTTTAAATCAAAAAAGAGCAGCTCTTCTTTTTAAAAAAAGAAATAAACTGCTCTTTCAAAAAAATTAAGCTTTTCCAAATTCGCTGAGGGTAAGTCCTTTGTTGTGTTCATTTGCCCAGCGAATATTCCATTCACTGGAAAACAAAAGCAGATGATGTCCTTTTAGATCCTGAATCCTTCTGGTATCACTGGTGAGATCCAGCGTTTTAGGATCCAACTCATCATCGTCAATCCAACGAATATATTCATAGGGTAGATTTTCCATATAAATATCTACATTGTATTCGTTCTCCAGACGATATTCCAACACATCAAACTGCAAAACACCCACTACGCCGACGATGACTTCTTCCATGCTGCCGTTTAGTTCCTGGAAAACCTGAATAGCGCCTTCCTGCGCAATCTGAGAGATTCCTTTTACAAATTGTTTGCGCTTCATGGTGTCTTTAGGAGAAACTCTGGCAAAATGCTCCGGAGCAAAGGTTGGAATTCCACCGAAACGTAATTTTTTAGCGGATGTGCAGAGCGTGTCACCGATTGAAAAAACACCTGGGTCAAAAACACCAATAATATCGCCGGCATAGGCGTGATCGATCACTTCTCTTTGTTCTGCCATCAGCTGCTGGGGAGCCATCAGCTTCATCTTACGGTCTCCCTGTACATGATAAACTTCCATACCACGGTCAAATTCGCCGGAACAAATCCGCATAAACGCAATACGATCTCGGTGTGCCTTATTCATGTTTGCCTGAATTTTAAAGACAAAAGCGGAAAAATGGTCGTCCATGGGGTCTACAAGGCCAATATCGGCTTCTCGTGGAAGGGGCGGCGTCGTCATCTTTAAAAATTCCTGCAGAAAAGGTTCAACGCCGAAATTTGTCAGAGCGGAACCGAAGAACACAGGGGAAAGCTTTCCAGTCCGGACGTCATCCAGTGAAAATTCTTCGCCGGCACCATCCAGAAGTTCAACATCGTCCTGAAGTGTAGAAAGCAAACTTTCGCCTAAAAGATCTTTTAACCGGGAATCATTCAGGTCACTGGCTGATTCTGCTACCTGATGTGCGCCGTTTGCAGTTTCTTCTGCAGTAAAAGTTAAAATTTTTCGGCTTGCTCTGTCATAAACACCCTTAAACTCTTTTCCTGAGCCGATCGGCCAATTGACCGAATAAGTTTTAATCCCAAGCTCTTGTTCGATCTCGTCCATTAAATCATAAGGGCTGCGGGCATCTCGATCCATTTTATTGATAAAAGTAAAAATCGGAATATGACGTAGCGTACAGACCTTGAATAGCTTTCGGGTTTGCTTTTCAACGCCTTTGCCGGCGTCAATGACCATTACGGCGCTGTCGGCAGCCATCAGCGTACGGTAGGTATCCTCGGAAAAGTCCTGATGCCCCGGCGTATCCAAAATATTGATGCAGTAGTCGTGATATTCGAACTGCATTACAGAAGAGGTCACGGAAATTCCGCGCTGCTTTTCAATTTCCATCCAATCGGATACGGCGTGACGCATATGGCGTTTTCCTTTTACCATACCTGCCTGTTGAATCGCGCCTCCGTACAGAAGCAACTTTTCTGTCAGCGTTGTTTTACCTGCATCCGGATGCGAAATAATTGCAAAAGTACGTCTCTTTTTAATTTCTGCTTTATAATTGCTCACAGTGTGACCTCCGAAAAATCAAATACATTTTATTTTACCGCAAAAAAAGGAATTTAGCAAGAAAGTTGTTTAAGCACAAGCAGTATTTTTTATTGGGTATACTGAGAAAAAATTTTTTCGATAGGTTAGGCTCAAAATAAGTTTATAAAAGTTCTAAAGTGACAAAATGGAGAAAATTATAAAAGAAAAAGAAATTGACTTTTTGAGAGAGGCAGAGTACAATAAATTTAAAGAGATAGCATATGCTAACTTTGGAGGGATGATATGAAATTAAACGAATTACCAATTGGAAAAGAAGCGATTATTAAGGAAGTACAGGGGAAAGGAGCTTTACGGCGTCATATGCTGGATATGGGGTTGACCCCTCATACGCAAGTGAAAATTCAGAAGGTAGCCCCGATGGGAGATCCGATCGAATTGACCTTGCGTGGGTATGAGTTAACTCTTCGAGTGGACGATGCAAAAAATGTCATCGTACAGGAGGTGGGCAAATGATTTTTGCGTTGGCAGGAAATCAAAACTGTGGTAAAACAACTTTATTTAATCAGCTGACAGGCTCTAACCAGCATGTCGGAAATTTTCCCGGAGTTACAGTAGAAGGAAAAGACGGAATTGTTCGTGGGCACAAAGATACGATTGTAGTGGATTTGCCTGGAATTTATTCGCTTTCTCCGTATACCAGTGAAGAAATTGTAACCCGGGATTTTTTATTGAAACAGCATCCGGATGGAATCATTAATATTGTAGATGCAACCAATATTGAGAGAAATCTTTATTTGACTCTACAGCTTCTGGAATTGCAGATTCCCATGGTTGTATGTCTCAATATGATGGATGAGGTACGTGCAAACGGTGGGACCATTCATATTCAGACGCTGAGCAAAGAACTAGGAGTTCCGGTGATTCCGATTGTAGCGAGTAAGAATGAAGGAATTGAAGAAGTTGTCGATACGGCGCTGGAAGTTGCGCAGAAAAAGCAGCGCCCGACTCGGATTGATTTTTGTTCCGGAGCAGTTCACCGTGCAATTCATGCAGTTGCGCATTTGGTAGAAGATCATGCGCAGAGAATCCATGTGCCGCCTCGCTTTGCAGCTGTTAAGCTGATCGAGGGTGACGATCCGATGATGAACTCCTTGCAGCTTTCGGATAACGAAAAAGACATGGTCGGGCATTCTGTTACTGAGATGGAGCGCGAAGTTCATACGGACCGCGAAGCTGCGCTTGCCGATATGCGGTACACTTTTATCGAAAATCTTTGTAAAGATGCAGTGGTCAAACCTCATGAAAGCAAAGAACATAAGCGCAGCGTTAGAATTGATGCGGTATTAACGAATAAATATGGGGCGATTCCGATCTTTCTTGGAATCATGGCCTTGATTTTTTATCTGACTTTTGGCGTGATTGGGGCTTTTTTGAGCAATGCGCTTAGTAACGGAATTGATGCACTTTCCGGTGCGGTCGGGAATGCATTGACCGCTTATGGGCTGAATCCGGTGATTCGTTCCTTGGTTATCAACGGCGTTTTTGCCGGGGTTGGAAGCGTTTTAAGCTTTCTTCCGACGATTGTGGTACTGTTTTTCTTTCTCTCGATTCTGGAAGACAGCGGATATATGGCGCGGGTAGCGTTCGTTATGGATAAGCTTTTGAGAAAAATCGGACTTTCAGGCAGAAGCTTCGTACCGATGCTGATCGGCTTTGGATGTTCGGTTCCTGCCATCATGGCGACCAGAACCCTTTCGAGTGAACGCGACCGCAAGATGACCATTCTGCTGACCCCGTTTATGAGCTGCAGTGCAAAACTGCCGATCTATTCGATGTTTACAATGGCGTTTTTCCCGAAGAATGGGGCGCTTGTGATGATTTGTCTCTACATAGGCGGAATCATAATGGGCATTCTCAGCGCGCTTCTTTTTAAGGGGACACTGTTTCATGGAGAACCGGTGCCGTTTGTAATGGAATTGCCAAACTATCGGATGCCCAGTGCAAAGAGTGTCTGCCTTTTGATGTGGGATAAAGCGAAAGACTTTTTGCAGCGTGCATTCACTGTAATTTTTCTGGCAACCATTATTATCTGGTTCCTGCAAAACTTTGATACGCGCTTAAATGTCGTAGCAGATAGTACGCAGAGTCTTCTTGCCATGGTCGGAAGATTTATTTCGCCGATATTTGCACCAATGGGATTTGGAGATTGGCGCGCTGCGACGGCTTTGGTTGCCGGATTTACTGCAAAAGAAGCAGTGGTCAGTACTTTCGCAGTCCTTACCGGAGCCAGCAGTGCCATGCTTCCACAGGCTCTTGCTCAAATCTTTACACCACTTTCGGCTGCTGCATTTTTAGCTTTTACATTGCTTTATACGCCTTGTATTGCTGCAATCAATGCAGTTAAGCACGAGATGCATTCCACAACTTCTGCGGTTTCCGTGGTACTTTACCAGTGTGGTGTGGCATGGCTTGCTTCTTTTGTCATTTATCAAATCGGAAATCTGATTTTTTAAAGGAAGATTTTTATGAATCTAATTGATTATTTAGTACTTTTACTAATCTTAATTCTGATCGTTTTGGCGGTGCGCTATTGTCACCGTCACCCGGGATGCAATGGAGACTGTACGAATTGTCCTTATTGCACGAATGGTTCCTGTGAAGTAAAAAAAACAAAAAAGAAAAAGCCATAACCACAACAGCATATATAGAATATAGAAATATAGAAAAAGAACTCATTCAAAGCCGGAAAGCTAAGAATGAGTTCTTTTCAAATCGGGTGGGAAGAAGGATTTTCACCCGGTTCTTAATAGCTTTTTAGTGCCTTTTGGAGCGTGTCGTTGATAATTTTTAGGGTCTTGATTCGGGCGTAATATTTGTCGTTTGATTCGATAATATGCCAGGGCGCAAACTGAGTGTTGGTATATTTCAGCATATCATTGACAGCTTCTTCATATAGCGGCCATTTTTCCCGATTCCGCCAGTCTTCATCTGTAATTTTCCATTGCTTTGAGGGCGTGTTTTGCCGTTTTTCAAAGCGACGCAGTTGTTCATCTTGATCAATTTGCAGCCAAAATTTTAAAATGACGGCCCCCCAATTATGAAGTTGCTTTTCAAATTCATTGATCTCTCGATAGGCACGGTGCCAGTCTCCTTCGGAACAAAAGCCTTCAATGCGCTCCACCATAACTCTTCCATACCAGGTACGGTCAAAAATAGCGATGTGGCCTTCTTTGGGAATCTTTTTCCAGAACCTCCATAAATAATGGCGGGAGATTTCTTCGTGATTGGGTGCTGCGATTGGAACCACTTCATATCCACGGGGATCAAGTGCTGCAGAAACTCTGCGGATATTTCCGCCCTTTCCCGCGGCATCCCAACCTTCATAGGCAATTATGACAGGCATTTTTTTAAGGTAAAGAACATTATGAAGATGTGAAAGTCTTTTTTGCTCTGCTTTTAATTCTTCCTGATATTTTTGAGAAGACAGTGACTTATCCAGAGAAACGTCGCTTAGCTTTTGAATTTCTAGAATTGGAAAGTTTCCGGGATCGATAACAGCAGAAGGTGCTGCCGGATGTTTTTCCTGTTCTGCTTTTTTCTGTAGGGCTTTATGAATTTCATCATTTACAGTGCGCAAAACTTCCAGCGTACAGAGACGGTGATCCATCCCGGAAATTACATGCCACGGCGCATAGTCGGTATCAGTCGCTTCGAGCATCTCGTCGAAGATCTGATAGTATTTATCATATTGGCGGTTCCTGCGCCAATCTGTTGAAGTGACTCGCCATTCTGTATCTTTGTCGCTGTCCAGCTTTTGAAAGCGCTCTTTTTGTTCTTTTGCGCTAATGTGCAGGAAAAATTTTAAAATAAGATAACCATTATTGGTAAGATTTCGTTCGAAAGCATTAATTTCTTCGATTCGCTGCAAGTTGGTTCGGTCGTCGATTTCATCTTCCAAACGTCCTGTGGAAACTTCCATATACCAGCTGCGGTCGAAAATCATCATTTGCGAAGCTTCCGGAAGTTCCATAAAATGTCGCCGCAGAATCGGATACCGCTTTTCTTCTGCCGTGGCAGGTACGGTGGAAACTACTTGAAACCATCGCGGATCAAAATTCTTGATGAGTTCTCCGATAACACGTCCTTTTCCAGCGGCTCCCCAGCCCTCAAACAGGATAATTACCGGAAGTTTTTCTTTTTTTAAGGGCGATTCTAATGAAAAAAGAGCCTCTTTAATTGGTGCAATTTGTTTTTTATAAGCTTCTTTTTCAATTTGTTCCTTCAAATTTACATTTTCCAGCATTTTTATCTCACCTTCTGGGAATCATTTTGGCTTTAGTATACACGTTTTTTATAAAAACACAATAAAATATGAGAAAAGTTTACAAAGCTTTTCAGAAAAAGAATTCGTCTTTTCTTCGAAAAAGAACTGTGATATAATAAAACGGATATTATGGAATGGAGGCGGAACATGTGGTGATTCTGGGCATCGATCCCGGTTATGCAATTGTTGGCTACGGTGTTCTGCGGGCCGAAAGAGGACGCTATATCCCATTGGAACACGGAGCAATCACCACCAAAGCAGGAACTCCATTCGGACGCCGCCTACAGATTATCTACCATTCTTTGATGGTCATTCTGGAAAAATGGCATCCTGAGGCGGTCGCACTAGAGAAACTCTATTTTCAAAATAACAAGACAACCGCAATCGGAGTTGCGCAGGCGCGCGGTGTAATTTTACTTGCCTGCGAAGAAATGAAAGTGCCGGTTTACGAATATACACCTATGCAGATTAAAATGGCAGTCACCGGATTTGGGGGTGCAAAAAAGCCGCAGGTCATGGAGATGACAAGGCGTCTTTTGTGTCTAAAAGAGGTGCCGAAGCCCGATGATACGGCCGATGCACTTGCGATGGCGATTACCCACGGACAAGCGGCAGGCAGTGCGCTTAAGAGACAAATGCTCAAGCCATTTCGATCCTGAATAGAGTAAAATAAAATTGTGGAGGGAAGCCTCGTGTTTTATAGTTTAAACGGAACTTTAATTCATATAGAGCCGGGAATGGCCGTAATTGAATGCGGAGGAGTCGGCTTTGAATGTCGTACTACCCGGAACACAGAGTCTGTTTTACCTAAAATTGGGGAAAAAGCAACGCTCTATACTCATTTAAATGTTCGTGAAGATGCGCTGACCCTTTTTGGTTTTGCTACACAGGCAGAACTCAGCTGTTTCCGCATGCTTACAACGATCACCGGAGTAGGTCCAAAAGCGGGACTTGCAATTCTTTCGGTGCTGACACCGCAGCAGGTCGCAATGGCTGCTGCAACGGGAGATAGTAAAGCATTTACAAGAGCGAGCGGCGTTGGGCCAAAATTGGGACAGAGAATCGTTTTGGAATTAAAGGATAAAGTGAAAGACTTAGCGGCAAAAGATGAAAAATTTGTGCCGGATATGGGAATTCCAAGTGCTGCCGGAAACGCTGAAGCGGCGGTCAATGCGCTGACTGTCCTGGGGTATACACCCAGCGAAGCTGCTTCTGTAGTCGGAAAATTTGACAGTCAGCTTCCGGTAGAGGAACTGATCCGCCTTTCCCTCAAGTCGATGGGATCAAATCTAAAATAATTGAAAGATAAAGACTAAAAAAAGAAGGGAGGGCAGTTCTATGGAATATCAGGAAGATGATTTTGATCTGGAAAATCGTATGGTTGCTCCGGAATATAATCCGGAAGATGCAGAGGTGGAAAATCCGCTGCGCCCGAAATGTCTAAGTGATTATATTGGGCAGGAGAAGGTTAAGGAAAATTTATCAATTTTTATCGAGGCTGCAAAGCAGCGGAAAGAAAGTCTTGACCACGTCTTGCTTTATGGCCCGCCGGGACTCGGCAAAACAACACTTGCGGGGATTATTGCAAATGAATTGGGCGTCAATCTGCGCATTACGAGTGGCCCTGCTATCGAGAAACCCGGTGATTTAGCAGCTATTTTGACGAATCTCAATCCTGGAGATGTGCTGTTTATTGATGAGGTGCATCGCCTTCCGCGAACGGTGGAGGAAATCCTTTACCCTGCGATGGAGGATTATGCGATCGATATTATTACCGGTAAGGGACAGATGGCGGCAAGTTATCATCTGCCGCTGCCTAAGTTTACACTAGTTGGTGCAACGACCCGTGCGGGGCAATTAAGTGCGCCTTTACGAGACCGCTTTGGAGTCGTGCTGCGCCTGGAACTTTATTCTCCGCAGGAGCTTGCCAAAATTGTGGAGCGCAGCGCAGGAATCCTGGGGATTAAAATTGAGGCGGACGGCGCTTTGGAGATTGCCTCCCGCAGCCGTGGAACGCCGCGAATTGCTAATCGCATGCTTAAACGAGTGAGAGATTTTGCACAGATGATGACAAACGGCGTGATCACCTATGAATCCGCCAAGCTTGGACTGGATCGGATGGAAGTGGATGAAATTGGCCTGGATGCCAATGACCGCCGTATGCTTCGTACCATGATCGAGTATTATAATGGTGGGCCCGTTGGGTTGGATACGTTGGCGGCGGCCATCGGAGAAGAAGCGATTACATTGGAGGATGTTTATGAGCCTTATTTGATGCAGATCGGCTTTTTGGCAAGGACGCCTAGGGGAAGAGTGGCGACAAAAGCTGCTTATCTGCACCTTGGAATTACGCCGCCGGAATCAGATACCGACGATAACCAACAAAAATTATTTTGAATTTTCTGCTTTTCATGCTTAAAATATAGAATCAAGAACGGAGTGTAAAGAAACAATGGGAAGATTATTTGGAACAGATGGTGTGCGCGGGGTCGCGAATAGCGAATTGACTTGCGAAATGGCGCTTCAAATTGGGCGCGCTGCAGCAATGGTACTGACCGACAGCACACACCGCCATCCCAAAATTTTGATCGGCAAGGATACCCGCCGGTCTTCCGATATGCTGGAAGCGGCAATGACCGCAGGACTCTGCAGTGTGGGGGCCAACGTGGTTCAGCTTGGTGTTGTGCCGACTCCGGCGGTGGCATTTCTCGTTGGAAAATATAAGGCGGACGCTGGCGTGATGCTAACCGCCAGCCATAATCCCTGTGAGTTTAATGGCATTAAAATCTTTTCCGGTGACGGCTATAAACTGCCCGATGCGCTGGAAGAGCAGATCGAAGCGATTGTTCTCGACAAGGCTCAGACACCGCCTACGCCGATTCGTGGCAATGTTGGCTGTGTTTCAACTGCCCCAAATGTAGTCAGAGATTATGTGGATCATATTAAAAGTGCAGTCCCGTTTTCTCTTGATGGTATGAAAATTGCGATCGACTGCGCCAATGGGGCTGCTTCCCGTACAGCAGAGCTGCTCTTCACAGAGCTCGGTGCAGAATGCCATATGCTGTCTAATCATCCGGATGGGGTCAATGTAAACGACAACTGCGGCTCTACCCATATGGAAAATTTGATGCTGTATGTGAAAGAACACCAGCTGGATGCCGGGGTGGCCTTTGATGGAGATGCTGATCGGTGCTTGGCGGTCGATGATAAAGGACAGCTGGTGGACGGCGATTTTGTCATGGCTATTTGCGGCGCCGATATGAAATCCCGCGGCAAATTAAACCGTGATACGATTGTCGGTACCATTATGACGAATATGGGATTTAAGCGCTTTTGTGAGGAAAACGGGATGCACTTTTGTTCCACGAAGGTCGGAGATCGCTATGTACTGGAAGAAATGCAGCAGGAAGGCTATAATTTTGGCGGCGAGCAAAGCGGCCATGTGATCTTCCTTGATTTTGCTACTACCGGAGACGGTCAGCTGACCGCTACACAGCTTTTGTCGCTTGTTAGGCGCCGCGACGCAAAGCTTAGTTCCCTTGCAACTTTGATGACTCGTTATCCGCAGGTAATGGTCAACGTAGAGGTTGCAGCGGAAGGAAAACTGCGCTTTTATACCGACAATGAGGTCAAAGAAGCGATCGAAGCCGCAAAAAAGAAGCTGGGAAATGCCGGACGGGTCGTGGTTCGGCCTTCCGGGACAGAGCCGCTTCTGCGCGTGATGATTGAAGGAGAAGATCCTTCCTATATTGAAGCACTCGCCAATTCCGTCGCAGATGTGATTCGGGAGCGGTTGAGCTGATGCGCGCGTCACAGTGGCAGGATTATGAACTGCTGGATACTTCCGGCGGAGAACGACTGGAACGTTGGGGCGATGTGCTTTTGATTCGGCCGGATCCACAGATTATTTGGAATACGCCGAAAAAAGATCCTCGATGGAAACAAGCGGCGGCGCGATATGTGCGTTCTTCTTCCGGCGGTGGGCACTGGGAAACTTTTCATAAGGTTCCGGCTGTTTGGAGTATCCGTCGAAATGAGCTTACTTTCCGACTCAAAATGATGGGCTTTAAGCATACGGGAATTTTTCCGGAGCAGGCGGTCAACTGGGATTTTGCCGCGGAAAAGATCAAAAATGCGGGACGCCCGATTAAAGTGCTCAACTTGTTCGGCTATACCGGTGCCGCGACCCTCGCTTGTATGCAGGCGGGCGCTACGGTCACACATGTAGACGCAAGCCGCGGCATGGTTCAGTGGGCAAAGGAAAATGCAGCAGCAAGTGGGCTTGCAGATAAACCGGTTCGCTGGCTCGTTGATGATTGTACGAAGTTTGTGGAGCGGGAAGAAAGACGCGGACATCACTATGATGGAATCATTATGGACCCGCCTTCTTATGGCCGAGGACCGGGGGGAGAAGTTTGGAAATTGGAAGAACAGCTTTATCCTCTCGTTTTGCAGTGCTTACCGATTTTAAGCGAAAAGCCGCTGTTTTTCCTGCTGAATTCTTATACGTCAGGGCTTTCTCCGGCGGTGATGCAGTATCTGCTCGGTGTTCTGATGAAACCAAGATTCGGCGGACAAGTTTCTGCTGATGAGATTGGTCTTCGGGTCACATCGACCGGAATGGTTTTGCCCTGCGGCAGTACGGCGATTTGGGAATCTTAATAAAATAAATACAATACTGTAATGTAACCCTTTTGGGGTATGTATACAAGGAGAGTTTTATGAGCTTTATCACAGTAGACAATGTCCGCTTTTCCTATGGAGAAGAGGCAGGTGAGCCCGAGGTACTCAAAGGGATTTCCCTTTCTGTGGAACGTGGTGAGTTTTTAGCGCTTTTGGGGCATAACGGTTCCGGGAAAAGCACGATGGCAAAGCTTTTTAATGCAATGCTGCTGCCTCTTTCCGGTACTGTGACCGTAGATGGCATGGATACCAGAGAGGACGATAAAAAATTTGAGATTCGTCGCAAAGTAGGCCTTGTTCAGCAGAATCCGGACAACCAGTTGGTTGCATCGATTGTAGAAGAAGATGTAGCATTTGGACCGGAAAATTTAGGACTTCCTCCGAAAGTGATTCGTGAGCGCGTGGATCGTGCGCTCAAAGCGGTAGAAATGTACGATTATCGTACGCATGCGCCGTATAAGCTTTCCGGTGGACAGAAACAGCGAGTCGCGATTGCTGGAATCATTGCAATGGAGCCGGATTGTATTGTATTGGACGAGCCTACTGCTATGCTGGACCCCCGCGGTCGGCAGGAAGTCATGGATACCATTCATAAGCTGAATGAAGAAGATGGGATTACCATTATTCTCATTACGCATTATATGGATGAAGCGGTGCAGGCCGGTCGTGTGATCGTGATGGACAGCGGTGAGGTCTTGACGGAAGGTACGCCGGAACAGGTTTTTTCACAAGTAGAACTTTTAAAAAAACATCGGCTCGATGTACCGCAGGCTACCGAATTAAACTTTCGGCTGCGCGGAGCGGGCTGCCCGATGCCGAAGTGTGCTCTTTCGATTGAAGATTGTGTGGCGGCCATTGAACCGCTGCTCAAAAAGAAAAAGGAGGCTCTCTGATGGCATTACTGGAAGTGAAAAATCTTTCTGTGGTTTATGGCAAAGGAACTCCTTTTGAAAAAGCTGCTGTGCAGAATGTGAACTTTTCGATTGAGGCCGGCGAATTTATCGGAGTGATCGGACACACCGGCAGCGGAAAAAGTACGCTGATTCAGACTTTGAATGGGTTAATCAAGCCAACGGACGGACAGGTTTTGCTGGAAGACCGTGATATCTGGGCAGAACCCAAAAAGATTCGCGCTGTGCGGTTTAAAGTTGGGATGGTGTTTCAATATCCGGAAAATCAGCTGTTTGAAGAAACGGTACTCAAAGATATCAGCTTTGGTCCTGGAAATATGGGCTTGACAGCTGGAGAAATTGAAACGCGTGCACGCAATGCCGCAAAATTTGTCGGTCTTCCGGATGCACTTTTGGAGAAGAGCCCCTTTGAACTTTCCGGAGGTGAAAAACGTCGGGTTGCAATCGCTGGTGTGATTGCTATGGACCCCGATGTTTTGATTTTGGATGAACCAACGGCGGGATTGGATCCCGCTGGCAGAGATGTGCTTTTGAGTCAGCTTTTAAGCTATCATGCACAGCGCCATAATACAATTCTGCTTGTTTCTCATAGTATGGAAGATGTGGCACGGGTTGCCGACCGGGTTCTCGTCATGAACGATTCTCATTTGGAAATGTTGGATAAAACAGCTAATGTTTTTGCGCAGGATCAACGGTTGGAACAAATTGGACTAAAGGTGCCGCAGATTACGAAGATTATGTCGATTCTCAAATCCGACGGATATCCGGTAGAGACTGTTTTAACAATGGAGCAGGCAGTTACTCAGCTCCTTTCTTTGGTCAATAAAGGAGGTGCTGCCGTATGATGCGTGATATTACATTGGGACAGTATTTCCCGGGAAAATCACCAGTTCATAAACTGGATCCCCGCATTAAGATCGTTTTGACGATTGCTCTGATCGTTTATGTCTTTCTGGCACGCAATTTTGTGTCGCTTGGATTTTTGGTAGCAACGGTCTTTATTGTTCTTCTGATGTCCGGTGTGCCGCTGAAACTCTATTTTAAGAGCATCAAAGGCGTGATTTTTATTGTGATTTTTACTTCGATTCTGAATCTTTTCTATGGAACCGGAGAACCTTTG
This genomic window from Caproicibacterium sp. BJN0003 contains:
- a CDS encoding peptide chain release factor 3; the encoded protein is MSNYKAEIKKRRTFAIISHPDAGKTTLTEKLLLYGGAIQQAGMVKGKRHMRHAVSDWMEIEKQRGISVTSSVMQFEYHDYCINILDTPGHQDFSEDTYRTLMAADSAVMVIDAGKGVEKQTRKLFKVCTLRHIPIFTFINKMDRDARSPYDLMDEIEQELGIKTYSVNWPIGSGKEFKGVYDRASRKILTFTAEETANGAHQVAESASDLNDSRLKDLLGESLLSTLQDDVELLDGAGEEFSLDDVRTGKLSPVFFGSALTNFGVEPFLQEFLKMTTPPLPREADIGLVDPMDDHFSAFVFKIQANMNKAHRDRIAFMRICSGEFDRGMEVYHVQGDRKMKLMAPQQLMAEQREVIDHAYAGDIIGVFDPGVFSIGDTLCTSAKKLRFGGIPTFAPEHFARVSPKDTMKRKQFVKGISQIAQEGAIQVFQELNGSMEEVIVGVVGVLQFDVLEYRLENEYNVDIYMENLPYEYIRWIDDDELDPKTLDLTSDTRRIQDLKGHHLLLFSSEWNIRWANEHNKGLTLSEFGKA
- a CDS encoding FeoA family protein is translated as MKLNELPIGKEAIIKEVQGKGALRRHMLDMGLTPHTQVKIQKVAPMGDPIELTLRGYELTLRVDDAKNVIVQEVGK
- the ruvC gene encoding crossover junction endodeoxyribonuclease RuvC, producing the protein MVILGIDPGYAIVGYGVLRAERGRYIPLEHGAITTKAGTPFGRRLQIIYHSLMVILEKWHPEAVALEKLYFQNNKTTAIGVAQARGVILLACEEMKVPVYEYTPMQIKMAVTGFGGAKKPQVMEMTRRLLCLKEVPKPDDTADALAMAITHGQAAGSALKRQMLKPFRS
- the feoB gene encoding ferrous iron transport protein B yields the protein MIFALAGNQNCGKTTLFNQLTGSNQHVGNFPGVTVEGKDGIVRGHKDTIVVDLPGIYSLSPYTSEEIVTRDFLLKQHPDGIINIVDATNIERNLYLTLQLLELQIPMVVCLNMMDEVRANGGTIHIQTLSKELGVPVIPIVASKNEGIEEVVDTALEVAQKKQRPTRIDFCSGAVHRAIHAVAHLVEDHAQRIHVPPRFAAVKLIEGDDPMMNSLQLSDNEKDMVGHSVTEMEREVHTDREAALADMRYTFIENLCKDAVVKPHESKEHKRSVRIDAVLTNKYGAIPIFLGIMALIFYLTFGVIGAFLSNALSNGIDALSGAVGNALTAYGLNPVIRSLVINGVFAGVGSVLSFLPTIVVLFFFLSILEDSGYMARVAFVMDKLLRKIGLSGRSFVPMLIGFGCSVPAIMATRTLSSERDRKMTILLTPFMSCSAKLPIYSMFTMAFFPKNGALVMICLYIGGIIMGILSALLFKGTLFHGEPVPFVMELPNYRMPSAKSVCLLMWDKAKDFLQRAFTVIFLATIIIWFLQNFDTRLNVVADSTQSLLAMVGRFISPIFAPMGFGDWRAATALVAGFTAKEAVVSTFAVLTGASSAMLPQALAQIFTPLSAAAFLAFTLLYTPCIAAINAVKHEMHSTTSAVSVVLYQCGVAWLASFVIYQIGNLIF
- the pap gene encoding polyphosphate:AMP phosphotransferase, with the translated sequence MLENVNLKEQIEKEAYKKQIAPIKEALFSLESPLKKEKLPVIILFEGWGAAGKGRVIGELIKNFDPRWFQVVSTVPATAEEKRYPILRRHFMELPEASQMMIFDRSWYMEVSTGRLEDEIDDRTNLQRIEEINAFERNLTNNGYLILKFFLHISAKEQKERFQKLDSDKDTEWRVTSTDWRRNRQYDKYYQIFDEMLEATDTDYAPWHVISGMDHRLCTLEVLRTVNDEIHKALQKKAEQEKHPAAPSAVIDPGNFPILEIQKLSDVSLDKSLSSQKYQEELKAEQKRLSHLHNVLYLKKMPVIIAYEGWDAAGKGGNIRRVSAALDPRGYEVVPIAAPNHEEISRHYLWRFWKKIPKEGHIAIFDRTWYGRVMVERIEGFCSEGDWHRAYREINEFEKQLHNWGAVILKFWLQIDQDEQLRRFEKRQNTPSKQWKITDEDWRNREKWPLYEEAVNDMLKYTNTQFAPWHIIESNDKYYARIKTLKIINDTLQKALKSY
- a CDS encoding Lrp/AsnC family transcriptional regulator — its product is MDKIDVTLLESLQEDARIPVKSLTKKVFLSAPAISARIEKLEKQGIIKGYRAVVDPIKLGYHIKAYINLEMSPSQKPEFYPFISACPNVLECDCVTGDYSMLIKVAYPSTSELDTFIGQLQKFGSTSTQIVFSTPVESRGVHLTLENADKSHS